The proteins below are encoded in one region of Pelotomaculum schinkii:
- a CDS encoding aldehyde ferredoxin oxidoreductase family protein, with amino-acid sequence MYRGGFTGRVLRIDLTNLTYQEEKLDPKIARQYMGGAGLGIKYLYDELEPGIDPLGPSNKLIFTLGPLTGTSSPCASRMSVTTKSPLSNTVGVALTGGKFPAELKRAGYDAVIVEGRAESPTYVYIHDGKVDFKSAAKLWGTNTFDCQDYIRAELHNPSIKVACIGPAGEKLVRYACIINERRAAGRKGVGAVMGSKNLKAIAVKGDKVRTTLADPEKFKEVQAVYVKHLKDSPYIASFGKTGTSTVLDATSAIGICSAKNYSETGAFQAAEFLGAEANAKFDLRKEHCEGCPVGCSQVRMVREGQYAGSLAEGPEFETLYSLGTTLGNTNLPSVIAGDRVCDELGLDSLSVGVTIGFAMEMFEKGVINLEDTGGMELKFGKHEVILPMLRMIAYREGFGDILAEGVKRVSEKYGKGSEKYAMHIKGLEFPAYDIRGAKAHGLGYATSYTGADHSRGYAFQEIFAIPVPYAVDRFAVKGKGKLTMWNQDVRTVTCDCAPMCAFILDMAVPDIALENTAGLVGGATGWDITPEEVYQIGERVINTARLFNIREGFTRADDTFPERIMTEPIPDGPSKGELISQSDLDLMLDEYYEARGWTKEGVPTKEKLKELDIV; translated from the coding sequence ATGTATAGGGGTGGATTTACAGGTAGAGTTTTACGTATCGATTTAACCAACTTAACTTACCAGGAAGAAAAGCTGGACCCCAAAATAGCCCGCCAGTACATGGGTGGGGCCGGCCTGGGTATCAAATACCTGTATGATGAATTGGAGCCGGGTATTGACCCGCTCGGACCCTCAAATAAATTAATCTTTACGCTTGGACCTTTAACTGGTACCAGCTCGCCGTGCGCCAGCCGGATGTCTGTAACCACTAAGTCGCCGCTGTCTAATACAGTTGGAGTGGCCTTGACCGGAGGTAAATTCCCTGCAGAATTAAAGCGTGCCGGTTATGACGCCGTAATAGTTGAAGGACGTGCAGAAAGTCCCACTTATGTTTATATACATGACGGCAAGGTCGATTTCAAGAGCGCCGCGAAGCTGTGGGGAACCAACACCTTTGACTGTCAGGATTATATCCGGGCTGAACTGCATAACCCGAGCATCAAAGTGGCATGTATCGGCCCAGCCGGGGAGAAACTGGTCAGGTACGCCTGCATTATTAATGAACGACGGGCGGCCGGCAGAAAAGGCGTAGGCGCCGTGATGGGTTCTAAAAACTTGAAGGCCATTGCCGTTAAGGGTGACAAAGTCAGAACCACTTTAGCCGATCCTGAGAAATTCAAAGAAGTCCAAGCGGTTTACGTCAAGCATTTGAAGGACAGCCCGTATATAGCGAGCTTTGGCAAGACGGGTACTTCCACAGTGCTTGATGCCACGAGTGCGATAGGCATTTGTTCCGCCAAGAATTACAGCGAGACCGGTGCGTTCCAGGCCGCTGAATTTCTTGGTGCCGAAGCCAATGCTAAGTTTGATTTAAGGAAAGAACACTGTGAGGGTTGTCCGGTCGGCTGCAGCCAGGTCCGGATGGTGCGCGAAGGCCAGTATGCTGGCAGCCTGGCCGAAGGACCCGAATTTGAAACCTTGTATTCACTGGGTACCACGTTGGGCAACACCAACCTGCCCAGTGTCATCGCCGGTGACCGTGTTTGTGATGAACTCGGCTTGGACAGCCTTTCCGTCGGCGTAACCATCGGTTTTGCGATGGAGATGTTTGAAAAAGGAGTTATCAACCTGGAAGATACCGGAGGCATGGAACTGAAATTTGGCAAACATGAAGTCATCTTGCCGATGCTTCGCATGATTGCCTATCGCGAAGGCTTTGGCGATATTCTGGCCGAGGGTGTAAAGCGCGTATCAGAGAAGTATGGCAAGGGTTCCGAAAAATATGCCATGCATATCAAAGGTCTGGAGTTTCCTGCTTATGATATCCGCGGCGCTAAGGCACACGGTCTTGGCTACGCCACCTCCTATACCGGCGCCGACCACTCGCGGGGGTATGCTTTCCAGGAGATCTTTGCGATCCCGGTTCCTTACGCCGTCGACCGTTTTGCCGTTAAGGGCAAGGGCAAACTCACCATGTGGAACCAGGATGTAAGGACGGTAACCTGTGACTGCGCTCCCATGTGTGCATTTATCCTTGACATGGCGGTTCCTGATATAGCGCTTGAAAATACTGCCGGCCTGGTTGGGGGCGCTACCGGTTGGGACATAACTCCAGAAGAGGTATATCAAATTGGGGAACGCGTCATTAATACAGCCCGCCTTTTCAACATCAGAGAAGGCTTCACCCGGGCCGATGATACTTTCCCGGAACGCATAATGACTGAGCCTATTCCAGACGGTCCTTCCAAAGGTGAGTTAATATCCCAGTCGGACCTGGATCTGATGCTCGATGAGTATTACGAAGCCAGAGGGTGGACCAAGGAAGGCGTTCCGACTAAGGAAAAACTGAAAGAGCTGGATATAGTATAG
- a CDS encoding MoaD/ThiS family protein, with protein MIKVNVHVLMSVKEVIGASKIALQIHDSATLKELVDLLVDNYGEKFSDLVINPDTGEPYKYFRLVLNGRDIIFLNGMKTTLSDGDEFLIIPPIGGG; from the coding sequence TTGATTAAAGTAAATGTGCATGTCCTAATGTCAGTTAAAGAAGTTATAGGCGCTTCTAAAATAGCCCTTCAGATACACGATAGCGCTACTTTAAAGGAACTTGTGGATTTGCTGGTGGATAATTACGGGGAAAAATTCTCAGACCTAGTAATTAACCCGGATACAGGTGAACCATATAAGTATTTTCGCCTGGTGCTGAATGGCAGGGATATCATCTTTTTAAACGGCATGAAAACTACGCTTTCCGACGGCGATGAGTTTCTCATTATACCGCCTATAGGTGGCGGCTAA